A region from the Triticum aestivum cultivar Chinese Spring chromosome 3D, IWGSC CS RefSeq v2.1, whole genome shotgun sequence genome encodes:
- the LOC123075810 gene encoding agamous-like MADS-box protein AGL61 → MAPKRKGGNGRKKTVLLSIVKEDARHVCFSKRKRGLFSKTSALSLLTGAQVAAVIFSPGGKVFSFGHPSVDAVVNRFMAGDAAVVQAAADDNGLQTLQLQHGDMRTELADQKKRKKRAEEALDKERAGGDQIASWLHPDVRDMGHDDMAAFAAALLQVQAAVSGRANQVLVEAFRVDISRMLQVPPPPPPPLQLFGASTIEFGSSSSSANAGMEMQQMQMVMEMPPPPDFPAVMGMQQLVMEMPPQPRFEAAMEMTPLQEFVAGMQKVQRQGLGPNADFPY, encoded by the coding sequence ATGGCGCCCAAGCGGAAGGGTGGCAACGGCCGGAAGAAGACCGTCCTCCTCTCGATCGTCAAGGAGGACGCCCGCCATGTATGCTTCTCAAAGCGCAAGCGGGGCCTGTTCAGCAAGACCAGCGCGCTGTCCCTGCTCACGGGCGCCCAGGTGGCCGCCGTCATCTTCTCGCCCGGCGGCAAGGTCTTCTCCTTCGGCCACCCCTCCGTCGACGCCGTCGTCAACCGCTTCATGGCGGGGGACGCCGCGGTGGTCcaggccgccgccgacgacaaCGGGTTGCAGACGCTGCAGCTGCAGCACGGCGACATGCGCACCGAGCTGGCGGACCAGAAGAAGCGGAAGAAGCGCGCTGAGGAGGCCCTGGACAAGGAGCGCGCTGGGGGGGACCAGATTGCCTCGTGGCTCCACCCCGACGTGCGCGACATGGGGCATGACGACATGGCGGCCTTCGCCGCCGCGCTCTTGCAGGTCCAGGCCGCCGTCTCCGGACGCGCCAACCAGGTTCTCGTCGAGGCCTTTCGCGTCGACATCAGCCGTATGCTCCAggtgcccccgccgccgccgcctccgctccaGCTCTTCGGTGCCAGCACCATTGAGTtcggtagtagcagcagcagcgccaaCGCCGGGATGGAGATGCAACAGATGCAGATGGTTATGGAGATGCCACCGCCGCCTGACTTCCCCGCAGTGATGGGGATGCAGCAGTTGGTTATGGAGATGCCACCACAGCCAAGGTTCGAGGCAGCGATGGAGATGACGCCGCTGCAGGAGTTCGTCGCCGGGATGCAGAAGGTGCAGCGGCAGGGGCTCGGGCCGAACGCCGACTTCCCCTACTGA